DNA from Elaeis guineensis isolate ETL-2024a chromosome 2, EG11, whole genome shotgun sequence:
gacaaggttcgtacctccggaccaactcggctgcgtccttcctcatggtaggccagtagtaaccttgtcgcaggactttgtaggccagagacttgccccccaagtgattttcgtaAATTCCCTCgtgcacctctcggagagcgtagtcggcgtcggtcggtcccaagcacctaagtaaGGGGAggaagaacgacctcttgtagagtcggccatccaagattacatattgggaggccgaccaccggagccgcttggcctccgcgggatcctcgggaccgatcccgtcggtcagataccgaacgatcgggtccatccaacttggttcgaccgtcagctgctgtacttcttcgacctgatcgatgctcggctgctcgagggtcTCCACGAacatccgacccaaagagtcgaaggccgaagtcgccagtctggagagtgtgtcggcacgggcgttctccgacctagggatgtgaaaaattttaaaatacctgaggcgtgccatgaggtccttcactttctgaaggtatttgaccatggtcggatctcgtgcctcgaatttgcccttgacctgtcccacgatcagctgagagtcggagaatgcccggaggctgtcgacgcccagttccctcgccatcctcaagccagcgaggagtgcttcgtattcggcttggttgttggaggccttgaagtcgaatcggagggcgtactcggtgaccaccccatccgaattcgcgAGCAGGAGCCCgaccccgctcccttgagcgtttgaagctccgtcgatgtgtagtacccaggtggagaccggatcTGGCTCGGGATCCGCGTCTcatcccgggtcttcagctcccgacccttggtcggttgtcgggcactcggtgatgaagtcggccaagacctgagccttcaaggcagaccgtggtcggtactgaatgtcgaactcgctgagcttcatcgcccactttgccagtcgtccagatgtatccggtcggcgcaatatcgccctcaggggctggttggtgaggatcactatggcatgagcctggaagtatggacggagtcgttgcgcggagacggtcagggcgaaaatcatcttttccgtcttcgaatatctggcttcggcgccgtggagcaccttgctgatgtagtagataggctgatgggttcggttctcattttctcggacgagcaccgaactgattgcctcagaagatgtggccaagtagagatacaaggtctccccgacctgtggCTTTACGAGcaacggcggggaagccaagtacttctttaggtcttcgaaggcccgttggcactcatccgaccaagaaaaaccatttgcctggtgcaaagttttgaaaaatgggaggcacctttcagctgatcgagaaatgaatcggctaagagcgacgatttttccgttcagctgttggacctccttcttggtgttcggatgacgcatgtcgaggattgcctttatcttctcagggttggcctcaatccctctctgagaaacgaggaacccgaggaacttccctgaggtcaccccaaaagcgtacttggtcgggttgagcttcattcggtgtcgtcgtagggtgcagaaggtctcctcgagatcctgaacatgatccgggatctgcgcactttttaccagcatgtcgtccacgtacacctccatgttgcgcccgatctgatctttaaagaccttattgacgagtcgctggtaggtggcgccgacgttcttcagtccgaagggcatcacccgataacagtagaggcccttgggagtcacgaaggcagtatgctcctcatcctcaggcgccatccggatctggttgtatccggcgaaggcgtccatgaagctgagcagtcaaaatccggacgtcgcgtccaccagctggtcgatctttgaaagtggaaagctatcttttgggcaggctcggttcaggtcggtatagtcgatgcaaatcctccacttcctgttggcttttttgaccatgacaacattggcgagccaatcgggatacgtggattctcggatgaagcccgcttcgagtagcttgtccacttcttcgtcgatggccctctgcctctctggagtgaaggaccttttcttctgcctcaccggcctcatcgtcgggtcgatgttgagtcggtgggttattgtttctggggggatgcccgacatgtcCGCtgtcgaccaagcaaatatgtcggcgttggccgtcagcagctccgccaatcgtcgtcgttcggggtcgggcagttgagacccgacccaaaccttccggtcaggattttccgctatcgggatcgccacgagctgctccgccggcgaacctcgttcttcctcctcccgctggtccagcttgtcgatcgtcaggaagcccttcgactcgtcgttttgagcgaagatctggaagcatcgtcgggcgagctgttgatccccgcgcatttccccgaccccatttttggtcgggaaccgaacgaggagatggtacgtcgagacgattgccttgagggcgtttagttcggatcgtccaagtatggcattgcaggccgaaggcacttggacgaccgcgaaagttaagtggaccgtgctttgtcgtggttcggtgctgGCCGTTACAgacagggtaatttctccttccgtcgtgacagcgtctccggcaaagccgatcaagggcatagagaccctcttcagtcggtcggttgacagttgcatccgggagaaggtcgagtaaaacaaaacatttgtcgaacttccattatcaacaaaaattttttttacatcataattcgctattgttgccgaaacaacaacagcatcgtcgtggggagtttggatgccccgaacgtcttcctccgtaaaagtgattacgtcgtccgggcacggctttttcgtcggctcccccctcgCGGATGTCCCCGGGCCCggtcgcttggagatcatgttgatgactgcggccgtcggctgattagtcgccgcttcttcagtcggcttgggtcgtcgatcggcaactggttgagtcggcgggtccttccaaaatttaccgagatacctcCGGCGAATGagggcttcaatctcatccttgagctggatgcactgctcggtgttgtggccgtggcctcggtgaaatcgacagtacttccgacggtcgaggccttttgccttcagaggcggaggccgtcgcaggtattcctccccctcgatctccattagaatctgcgcacgaggagcggagagaggagtgtaggagtcatacctggggcgtgctggccttggagtctgttgtcggggtgacttttggattcgtcggggtggcgagacccgactatcggtcgggggcccgctgggttcggcgggttctcgacccttccttcgcttctccttcgggcctctgggctcggccaagcgtcggtcggatgctccttcgtccgtgcgcatgtacttgtatgcgcgctccagtagctcgacgtacgtccggaggagggtcttatccagagagtaggtgaatcgggacgcccttagcccccgcttcatggctgagattgccatgtcttcgttgaggtcccggacctcaagcgtggccgtgttgaatcgtgccacgaagtgtcggagcgtctcattctccccctgtttgagggagaaaaggctgtccgacattcgcggcggcttccgactggtgctgaagtgggccacgaacgagtgctcgagctgcccgaaggagtggatacttcccgatcgaagaccggagtaccaggccctggcagccttgcggagcgtggcggggaagccgatgcaaaaaagagcgtcggttgccccctggatcgtcatgagagctttgtagctctcaaggtggtcgatcgggtcggtggagccgtcgtatggctccaggtgtggcatcttgaaccgactgggaatcggttcatcgagaactagtcgggagagaggttgggcggtctggaagtcgacgtcattcgaagacttctggccgtccacctgcaactgcacgagccggcggtcgatttcatcgaaccggcgctcgtagtcgtctgtccgtcggtgctgggagaccccaggagtggagtccccGGAAGATTCCGAGGGAGAGGCAGACGGCGTTcgtggccgcttctccttcctcgcccgttccagcagagaaggagagggctgctgggaccgtcggtcatcgcgccatggccgtcccccctcctctccgtgggagcgctgttgagggcgctcgcacggaggagacggggatcggcgcggtcgtcggcggctgctcccggagggcatcggacgggccgccggttgttgctggaggcctTTGACCGCGTCCGTTAGTACCGTCATCTGccatacgatggccgcgatctgcgcctccgtggtcaccgcggggtgtggagagctgggctccgccgccgatggtggcggggaggcctcttcccgacgggaagagtgcctcgccgactcggtgatcctcgatcgttgggctcttgtctttgtcatcgtttttctcccctacctggcgcgccaatctgttgcggccaatcgcctcgtcgaccGATCGCCGGGGAACGTGCGCCTGTAAAAaagaaaagtccacactgaccggaggcggctccggtggggaccctccgacggtcaagtcagagaggtgactgggcaacagtgaaatgaagacagagagctcaatcgaaagagagagagagagagaggagcgagtctGTGGATTCAAAGTCGAGAAGTGGccagatcccttgcactgttgccttccccgatttatatagtggagcacggtatgacgccgtcattaatggcgcggataattgaggaattgtcaactcattgtagactgtcagagtcaccgtaaaagtgtcatgtcgccgtgaggctgtcaaatcactagggttgacaatgccctaggcgggacaatgctcctaggtggccgtgccgcatgttgctgtcaggactgacaagctctggcggctgtacgacgatcggaggagtcgaccgaccctaggtcggcggccagctgagtgacgtcgggtggagattcgggcccctctgttggtcggtgagtcttacgtgagtcggccatcagacttctaggTTCGGTCGGTCGgaaaaagtatgcccgaccgacacatcctcagtcggttgtgggccgttagttggccggtgatggcgcccgtcggtcggtcgctccggctgtcggtcggtcgatcggtccctccgaccgtcagtcggtcggtcggtccctctggctatcggtcggtcggtcggtccctccggccgtcagtcggtcggtcggtccgaccgtcagtcggtcggtcggcccctccgatcgtcagtcggtcggtcggtccggctgtcagtcggtcggtgggtattccccaacaaacataatttcaatttttgtacaGGGTCTTGATAAATTGCTTGACATATTTGGCATGCTTACAAACCAAAATTGCATGGGACCAAGAACCCTTAGCTCTTTATCATCCCTCTCCATTTGAGGAGAGACAAAGTTCGAACATTGATGTTGGCACCACTAGGGTGTGGTTCTGCACACTTTTTGTTGCTTGCTTGAAAGAAGATGAAGAGGGAAACCCTCACTAGGCCCAAAAGATAATTGACCATTGATGAGAGAAACGTTCTGAAAGGCTGACAAACTCGTTTATTATTGTTATGCAATAAATATTTGCCTAAATTTGGATTCTTGAATTAGGAAAAAATGCAACATGTGAATTAAGTTACATGGTGTCGAAGCCAATAGTCCAAATATTGACTCTCGGAGAAATCATCATTTTGCTTCCTTTTTAGCTTCCTCATGAATAAATCAGCCAGTTTGGCTATTATCCAACAGTTGCTAGCCAATGATCGAACATCtcatcatctttttctttcttctatctTTTCCATATTTCATGATTTCTGATTCACGGGCTCATGTTCATTGCACATGCAAGACACTAGTGATTAGAACTTTTAGATTCATGGTGAAACATTAGAATTGACCGATCTCCATACGAAATTTTATGTAGCTTAGAACCTTACAAACACTCAAAAGAGAAAACGTGATGACATTTAtctttaaatttatcatttaatccaaattttggttTCATGAGATCATATACTGCAATAGCTGACATgatgttattattattttcttggtCCCTTCTGATCTTAATTTCTTGAGCATCCTAGAGTTTTAACTGTTAACATGCTTCCAATGCAAGAAAGTCCAGCAAAACTTGCGTTACAGGAAATCACTAGTCCAAGGAAAAATGCAAGATATAATAACATTGACGACCTCATTTATTATCATAGCAAGTACAAATGAGACGTTCAAACTCTGTTAAGGTAGTTGCTTCAGCTAACCTAATGACAACAACAAAACGGCAGGTAGAAAAAAACATGACTCGAGCCACTACTTAGTTCTTCCTCTTAAGCATGTCTCTGAACCAATAAGCTGACATCTTAGGGTACCGCTTTAGGTTTGTAAAATCAACATAGACTATCCCGAATCTTGATGTGTAACCTGATTTCCATTCGAAGTTATCAAGCAAAGACCAAGCAAAGTAACCAATAACATTTGCCCCATCATCAATCGCCTTCTTGAGCTCGGTTATATAGCTCTTGTAGTAATTGATTCTCGTCGTGTCATGCAACCCTTTTGGTAGAGTGATGTTGCCAGGATCATCCATTCCTGACATCATGATCATCACCGAGTGAGGGACTTAGCCCAAATTATGGGGGTAAgggggagaaaaaagaaaagaaaagaaatagttgGGTATTTGATACCATTTTCAGATAGGATCACGGTTGGGTTGCAATAGTGCTCCTTGACATAGCTCACTGCTTTGTACATCCCCCATGGTACAATGTAAAGCCAATTAGAATGTGCCTGCAAGTTTTGTTGCAGTTCTTTCTCATTCAGCACAACCAGTTTATCTTGTTTAAGCAAATAAAATGAGTCAAAAACATTAAAGTTGCAATTTTTTGAATACAAGGTTAGGTAACCTTTTGCCTTCAAGACTATTGTAATATCATCGATCAAGAATTAACATCGAAGATACGAAAGTATTACCCGTGGTCCAATTGGCACACCATCGCGTTCATCTGCAAAATTCAGGAGAAATCACAAGAGTTAATTAGGAGTCATACAATGTTAAGCCATGGTTTTAGCATCCCAAAAAAAATGTCAAGGACTTACAAGCATATCCAACATGCCAATCATTTGCGTAGCTAGTGGGTTTTTGTGGCTCAGGCTGATGTGGATCATACATGTAGTAAGTAGTGTATTGGTTGATGCCCACATAATCTATAGAGCCTTTCACCATCTTAACCTCTTCCTCCGTGAATTTTGGAAGCCTCTCTTTAACAATCTCCTGAATTGTCTTTGGATACTCACCATATATAATAGGGTGGAGAAACCTGCAAAGTAGGGGAGATGAGAACAAATTTTTGCTAGCGTAATAGATGTGTCTCATTCCTATACAATGTTTTGATAATTACCATCCCACATGGAAATCTCTCGCTCTTTGAGCTGCTGCTTGGTCAGCTGTTGAACTGGTCAGAGCTTCATACCAAACAAAATCCAGGAGAATTCCAATCCTGCCTTTCTGTTTAGCCTGCCATGCATGATTATATTAGCAATCATTAATCGCTGCGTCACACAGCTTAATAACAAAAAGAGTTTAAGAGAATCCAATCCTAACTTTCCGTTTAGCCTCTCTGATATTATTGTCTTGGAACACCAGTATTTTTTGTCTCTCCACTACCAAATTGCCTTACAAGTCTTCTGAAACTAATGATTTGGATTTCATAGGCTTTGCATCTACCATCGACAACTACATTTGTTTCGCTTTCTATTTAAGTGAGGTCATGCATCGGTAGAACATGATCGTtcaaattagttgttatgattaataGCTATGCACATTACTTTTGTTTTCAGGATAGCCCAATCATGGGAATTGGAAGTGCTTACCTGATACTTCTCACGGTACCTCTTAACAGCAGCAGCATGAGATAAGATGAGATTATGGGCAACAATATAAGGCTCAGTAGCAGAATTCCCACCGGCCGAACAGTTTGTGCATCTTCCTGGGGCAAATGTGCCATCATCATATCCAAGAGCTGCCACCACCCTTGGCTCATTGAAAGTGAACCAATTCTTCACTCTATCACCAAATGTCTTGAAACAAAAATCAGCATAGTCTGCATATGCCTCCCTGCATGTTATGAAACCGCGATCAAGATCTGGatgaattgatatatatatatatatatacatatatatatatatatatattatctaacATTTCGGTGACTTTGGTGCAAGATGACAAAGTTTAACTTTTCTTTGTTTCCTAGTTTGGATGTTGTCTGAAAAAGAACTGAGAGATTCTTGGCCTTTAAAGATCATCGAATGCTCTAAAGTTGCGTGGTCTTTAAAAAGAAGGCTTTAAAGTTGTGATAATTACGTATTCACTTCAATGAAAAATTATAAACCAGAAATGGCCACGGGCTGAGCCATGTTTGAGGCCTAATTTCAACAATCAGGCCAAGCTAAATTACATGCAGTGCTAAGTTTTTGCCAAACCCTTGGCTAAGCCGAGCTCACCCTGAAAACCCAAACTATTTATCTAGCATGACAAAATTACCATAATTTTGTTCCTCTTTACAACAAACTTTATACTAAAGAAAAGATTATTAGGAAAATAAACTACATTAGCCCATaaatttgctctctctctctgatgAACTTCGGATGCGTACCTTGTTCTCATGCCAATtaagttcttttttttctttttaagaaaaaTGAAGTACTGATTTTAGTTTGGAAATTAATGTTATAAAAGCAAATGCTTGTGACAAATCTAAGAAGTGCCTGGAATATTAAATACCAGGTAATGACTCCATAACTAAAAGAGTAAGGGTGCTATTCTGCATGATGAGTAAAACTTGACCATGAAAGTCCACAGAACAAAAAGAACAGGCATCCATACGACAAAAGCATTATTGAGTGGAGAAGCAGagcttaaaaattataaacttacaCAACTTTTGGGCTTAACAAACCATTGTACTGCTTCTCAAGTGCTTCTGGGAGATCGTAGTGGTAGAGATTTGCATAGGGTGTAACACCTAATGAATCATAGAAACATAAGATTAGTAATTATGATCAATCCATGGACTTGAGAAGCAGAGATGGCTTCTGGAGGCGACATGCAGCATACCTTTCTTTAGCATGTAGTTTATCAATCTGTTGTAATATGACACACCTTCCCAATTTACCTTCCCCGCTCCATCTACAATAATAGCAAAGTAAAACAAAAATGATGGAATAAATTTTCTAAACATTAGAACCCATTTATTAAGATCAATCAGTATCATCAAAATCTTGATTACTTGGGAATATCCTGGACCACGAGATCGAGAAGCGATATgcatcaaaattcatcttcttcatgATGTCCACATCCTCCTGCATCATCACTCCATTGTGTAATGCAAATGTTACAGAAAAAATGTAGACTGGTAAAAAGATTCAAAACTTTTCCCACCTCACCGAGTCAACCCAGTGAAAATGATTAGACAAAGAGATAACCCGGTACTGCTCCCTTACTAGACCGAGTTCCCGAGTTAGTTTTATTATTATTCCAACAATTCTCCTTTTTACCTCTCTCTTACATGTATTACTTACCTTGTATCGATGGTACTCGTCTACTGAAACGTCCGCAGTGGCATTATTTGCAATCTCTCCTGTTTCAGTTAAATAAATTGGAGGACAGAGAGTTAACTCAGTGAGTCAACATAGGAGCTGATCAATATATACAGCTTCTATTTTGGTGAGCCAAAAAAAAATGGAGATTGTAAAAGATATGGACGGTTGGGATTTATTTACTTCACCTGGGATCTTGACGAAGACGTCCCAGATGCTGGGGCCACGCCCGTCCTTAAGTGCCATGCCCTCCACCTGGTACGCCGACGCCGCCGTCCCGAAGACGAACCCGGCGGGGAACGCCTCCCGGCTCAGCCCGCCCGTGTCGAACCGGACCCTCGACGCCGTCTTGGCGGTGCCCGCATCCCCGGCGGCGGAACACCCGACCGCTGCTAGAATAAAGAAGAGTAGGAGGAGGGAAAAAGACCTCATAACTAAAGCTGAATGTGGAAGAAAGTGGACTTGATCTGAGTTACCTGGAGTGAGCGTGGTGGAGAATTTATAGAGGCAAAGTGGAGTAGGATAGGATCGACAGTCACAGAAAGAGAGGCGTACAATGCGGTCGGACGGCGGCGGTGCCACCTTTTTCGTAGCCGCAACGGCTTTCCGGCTATCCACTTTGCTGATGATGATAAGAGGATGAAGCAGAGTTTTCGGTGGATAAGATCTGCTTCCTGGTTTTTATCTCGTGTTGCTATTTCTGTGTGCCTTGGGGTGAAGGGTGCCAGCAATAAGGAGGGAGGTTatggtttaccaaaaaaaaaaaaaaaaaagggcacaaCAAATTGTAAGAATatatgataaatataaaataatttgtaAATACAAATATTAAATTATGAACAATTTTTAGACAAATTATTTTAGTAAAAGTAATTATGGAGGTTTAGTTGACTCAAATCATCCATCTAATTGTCATGTTGCTAGGTCACTGCATCTTCACCAACATTTGTACGTTTCATATAGTGCCATACCTTATTACtaacaagagaaaaaagagagccaGGTGCGTCTTTATTACCTATCTCAGTTGCAACATAAGGGAGATTTTGAGTCTTATGTTTTATTGTTATGTGCCAAATAATTTCGAGAAAACAAAAAATATGCTAAAGTAAAATGAAAACTTTAACATAACAAAGTCTTGAAAGTTTGATGTATAACTTCTTTTTTGCTGCATTCTCTGTTGGAACTATTTAGCATGCTTTACTTAGAGATTGTCTACCCGTTCCAAGCCATGCATGCATGTCGCGAGGCTCTTGCTGTTGTAAACTGGATTGCTGCTTTTGTGGCGCAGCATCTTTACTAATTGTTCTTAGGAACATAGATTTTGCCATGTATCACAACAAAGGGTAGCCTTCCCCATAATATCTTAACCCCAAAACCTTGATAAAAATAGCATTAATTCCATCCCAAGTTGCTTAGTCCAACTAGAAGTACCATCAATTTAGGTCAAGTTTGGGTTTTTAGTTTTTACCAAACCCAAACACATACACGATTCAGATTGAgggcctatttttcattgaggttGGACGCAGATGCAAGTAATAAAAATGTGTATCAAGTTCAGTCCAGATGAAGATCATAGTTGAGTATCCATTAGGtgtcaaatattatattttgaaaaattaatcattattaaataatccataaaaaattattaacaaaacataaattaaattatgaataacAACAATTTGATGGTTAATTATACAATAATAATGGACTAAAAATTGAAAAGATGGACATTACTTAAAGTCCATTATAAATATCCAAATATGTTCTAACATTTCattgctttttattttttaataaggaTATATACGtaaaactaatattatatatgtgtgtatatatgtacatacttaCATATGTATGCAATAAATTGGGTATTTTATATAGGGTTGTGTTATGCATTAAAAATCTTGAACTTAATCCTTATGTAAAGGTTTCAATTAGCTCTACTTTGATTCCATATTCCATATTCATCCCATTAATTATCAGGTTCAAGTCTAATCTGGATTAAGATTTGGTTGGATCCAGCCAAGTATCAACTTTGCATGTTGGAGTGATAATCGTAGAGCTAACTACCAAGTACTCTACCAACTTGATAAATGATAAGCTAGTACCGTTAAATAATACTTTTGATCCAATCAgtagccaaaataattttttagcagATAATGATGATGTGGATAACATAGAAACATCAGAGCAAAATATAACGGATTTCAAATTCCTTTATATAATGCTTTCAGGAGAGATGTAATTTACTTACTTTTGCTCCCGGATCAGATCAACGGTGGCTATGGATCAGATCAATTGGCGGGTTGTGGATCGGATCAACGGACTTTTCTTCCGTAACGGAATCCCCCGTCATCCGGCCGAGTGTTTCGTCGCTTATGCAGAGAAGCGGGATCGCGTCGGCTGACGGTTAGAGCGTTCTCTCTCTCCTATTCACTACCCATAtcagaaattatatcctacacaTCGTTAGCCACGTGGCGATGCACAACGCCGATCATCAGACATTCGTTTCTATGATGACGCATTGAGATGAGTATTTGATGAATGAGGGGCGGCTCGTTGACGTGGTGGATCGCCGCGCGGTGTAGGATATAATGTCTCCGGAACCTCCTTGTCCCGTTCCCTGGATAATATcctgctttctctctctctctctccccctctggcGAGGATAACATGCGCTTGCGGACAAGAATTCAGGTAACATTCCTTCTTTTATTATTTGAACCGAGACGAATCGGGTATTCTATACACGCCGGTCCGCCTTGCTTTGGTTAGCTTCTTTGGCAATTTCCAAGGTGCCGTTTTGATCCCATGTGAAATGTatgtgttggggggggggggggggggggaacgatagatatgtcatcttaaaattataaaaaaactaTGTTGAAAGGAGCCATTCAGTATATAATGAAGCAGTGAAAAATTTCATTTCGGACCTTACT
Protein-coding regions in this window:
- the LOC105045835 gene encoding beta-glucosidase 1-like produces the protein MRSFSLLLLFFILAAVGCSAAGDAGTAKTASRVRFDTGGLSREAFPAGFVFGTAASAYQVEGMALKDGRGPSIWDVFVKIPGEIANNATADVSVDEYHRYKEDVDIMKKMNFDAYRFSISWSRIFPNGAGKVNWEGVSYYNRLINYMLKKGVTPYANLYHYDLPEALEKQYNGLLSPKVVEAYADYADFCFKTFGDRVKNWFTFNEPRVVAALGYDDGTFAPGRCTNCSAGGNSATEPYIVAHNLILSHAAAVKRYREKYQAKQKGRIGILLDFVWYEALTSSTADQAAAQRARDFHVGWFLHPIIYGEYPKTIQEIVKERLPKFTEEEVKMVKGSIDYVGINQYTTYYMYDPHQPEPQKPTSYANDWHVGYAYERDGVPIGPRAHSNWLYIVPWGMYKAVSYVKEHYCNPTVILSENGMDDPGNITLPKGLHDTTRINYYKSYITELKKAIDDGANVIGYFAWSLLDNFEWKSGYTSRFGIVYVDFTNLKRYPKMSAYWFRDMLKRKN